A single window of Streptomyces cathayae DNA harbors:
- a CDS encoding RHS repeat-associated core domain-containing protein, whose translation MVGTLLQGVAQPAAVADEGKGRSALPRSEKPVPGSPVKTKPRTLMKGPRTPQAPPDAAWPKADTAVVELPASVAKGTARTAVRAKGLPLTLDTGGIAGAKPASGAVEARVLGREAAKKADVDGLLFTLRSKGEGKDGPTGRAGRVRAKLDYSGFAEAYGGGYAPRLTLVELPACALTTPDEARCRTSKPVAAVNDTEKQTLTAQNVTLSTGAPTVLAAVAEASSEKGDYTATSLSPSATWNTNLNTGDFAWSYDMPVPDVPGSMTPKVGLLYSSGAIDGRTGSTNNQASWAGDGFDLWPGFIERRYKPCADDGVKNADGNKPGDLCWAYDNAFITFNGKGGELVPNGTNSWKLKNDDGTRIDRLASSSRSNGDNDGEYWRLTDPAGTRYYFGYNRLPGWADGKPVTDSTWTVPVFGNDTGEPCHASAFADAWCQQAWRWNLDYAVDVHGNAIAYYYNQETNSYGRNLKAKDNTRYVRGGTLDRIEYGLQSSSMYGTKALAKVDFTDAERCLPNSSTTCTDIGKDAAYWYDTPWDLNCDSGKDCDKGRLSPVFFTRKRLTEVSTQVFDGTAYQNVDSWKLSHRWGMADTDYQLLLDSVQRTGHTATPAVTLPKTTFAYTQLANRLDRTGDGYPPFIKDRLSTVADESGGQIDVNYSAPACDWGALPTPQTNTTRCFPQYIGGSSTEDPERQWFNKYVVTSVTATDRTGGAPDQVTTYQYLGGAAWHYDDDDGLTKEKFKTWSQWRGYGQVRVQTGGQGGASAMKSQEDTYFLRGMDGDRKDTGGGTKSVSVTLGDGEGDPITDHESEAGFAYKTASYSGPGGKVLAKTVSRPWHHQTAKKTRSWGTVTANFTGTKNTRSWTSLDDGAGAKWRTTETSSEFDTVAGRVTQVDDRGDIGTAADDTCTRTTYATNTTDTLLTLPSRVETVSKACGASVNRPEDVMSDVRTAYDGGAYDATPTKGDKTAGAVLKQYHGTTAVYLESGATYDAYGRELTSTDLTADVTVTGTGVLTRTARGDGRTTTTEYAPATGFATEVKVTTPPAKAGSTATAQTTTTIPDILRGLPQKQTDTNDNVVDFAYDALGRSTKVWLADRPTSQTPTYQFTYTVTDNQPVAVGTRTLGNNAAQRTSYTLYDGFLRPRQTQDPGPDGGRLLADTFYDERGLTAREFATYYTTGTPSTILSKPDDALSVETQNRYSYDGLGRQTEAKQIAGNGDGGAVLGTTRTVYGGDRTTVIPPVGGTATTTLTDARGQTTELRQHHARNAEASYDTTKYTYTPRGELLRLTDPAGNTWSYTYDLLGRQLTSTDPDKGATTSTYDDRDQLTTTEDARPGTPALWHGYDNLGRKTELREGSATGKLRATWTYDTVPKAKGQLAEATRYDDGAAYTTKVTQYDRLYRPVRTAVVIPEREGEASLKGTYQAGTSYLPSGLVGGVSYSAAGSLPGGSQSFTYEAETLRPVSLLGDGFKAETSYFKTGKPSGYKMYSTAAGAKPVQVTNTYEWGTQRLANTRVDRQDIAGVDQSSTYRYDEVGNVLSVSDVSRSGTDNQCFTYDHLRRLSEAWTQNTTSCATAPGGSILGGPAPYWHSYTYDKASNRSTETLHDPTGNAAKDITRVYSYPGVGKAQPHTLTSVTTSGPTGTAKDSFGYDESGNTIARTLSGTTQSLEWDAEGHLAKVTEPVEGGTSKVTEYLYDTEGNRLIGRTPTETTLYLGTTEITLTKGATKPKATRYYDLGGGHQAVKTDDGSVFFTLADHHGTAQLAVEAGTQKLTQRRSLPFGGTRGTEPTSWPGTKGFVGGTNDTKTTGLTHLGAREYDPTTGRFISVDPLLEVDKPQTMNGYSYASNSPVTISDPTGLAGVGGGNPGTPGNSGSKRPYGGMLGGYSDAPNGTGYPKGNASKPHVSGAGGGRKSGGTGNTNSVGTGNTNSGGTMEGDSGECGSWGFMASVCSGVGETFYGLVSNVPYTAEYVGWIFDSDCRGGGGPGTPGCDYGSQFDNWIASHGYDINSDAYQVPNALAAIFLHNGRVPVRKSATVGASTSSNYRGTFFKAHPNLKGKVWVHHAVEQQILTQYPGLFTKSEINSLENLRGVPKSVNSDLHLSRIRILWNGFYKTHPNPSRQEVLNYATFVDDFVGNEFTPRIR comes from the coding sequence ATGGTCGGCACGCTCCTGCAGGGGGTGGCCCAGCCGGCTGCCGTGGCGGATGAGGGGAAGGGCCGTTCCGCCCTTCCCCGGTCCGAGAAGCCAGTACCTGGCTCGCCGGTCAAGACCAAGCCGCGCACCCTGATGAAGGGGCCGCGTACCCCGCAGGCGCCTCCGGACGCGGCCTGGCCGAAGGCGGACACGGCGGTCGTCGAGCTGCCGGCCTCCGTTGCGAAAGGCACCGCACGTACGGCTGTCCGGGCCAAGGGACTGCCGCTGACGCTGGACACGGGGGGCATCGCCGGCGCGAAGCCGGCGAGCGGTGCTGTTGAGGCACGCGTCCTCGGCCGCGAGGCGGCGAAGAAGGCGGACGTCGACGGGCTGCTGTTCACGCTGCGTTCGAAGGGTGAGGGCAAGGACGGACCGACTGGTCGGGCCGGCCGGGTGCGGGCCAAGCTGGACTACTCCGGTTTCGCGGAAGCCTACGGTGGTGGCTACGCCCCCCGCCTGACTCTGGTGGAGCTGCCCGCATGCGCGCTGACCACCCCGGACGAGGCCCGGTGCCGCACCAGCAAGCCGGTCGCGGCGGTCAACGACACCGAGAAGCAGACCCTGACCGCGCAGAACGTGACCCTCAGCACCGGTGCTCCCACCGTGCTTGCCGCGGTGGCGGAGGCGAGCAGCGAGAAGGGGGACTACACGGCGACCTCGCTCTCTCCCTCAGCGACCTGGAACACGAACCTGAACACGGGTGACTTCGCGTGGTCGTACGACATGCCGGTGCCGGACGTCCCCGGCAGCATGACGCCCAAGGTTGGGTTGCTGTACTCCTCAGGAGCCATCGACGGCCGGACCGGCAGCACCAACAACCAGGCGTCCTGGGCGGGCGACGGCTTCGACCTGTGGCCCGGTTTCATCGAGCGCCGTTACAAGCCGTGCGCTGACGACGGTGTGAAGAACGCCGACGGCAACAAACCGGGCGACCTGTGCTGGGCCTACGACAATGCCTTCATCACCTTCAACGGCAAGGGCGGCGAGTTGGTCCCCAACGGGACCAATTCCTGGAAGCTGAAGAATGACGACGGTACTCGGATTGATCGTCTGGCCTCCAGCAGCCGCAGCAACGGCGACAACGACGGCGAGTACTGGCGGCTGACGGACCCGGCTGGCACCCGCTACTACTTCGGCTACAACCGGCTGCCGGGCTGGGCGGACGGCAAGCCGGTCACGGACTCCACCTGGACCGTGCCTGTTTTCGGCAACGACACCGGGGAGCCCTGCCACGCTTCGGCGTTCGCTGACGCGTGGTGCCAGCAGGCCTGGCGGTGGAACCTGGACTACGCCGTGGACGTGCACGGCAACGCCATCGCGTACTACTACAACCAGGAGACCAACTCCTACGGCCGCAACCTGAAGGCCAAGGACAACACCCGCTATGTGCGCGGCGGCACCCTGGACCGGATCGAGTACGGCCTGCAGTCCTCCTCGATGTACGGCACCAAGGCGCTGGCCAAGGTCGACTTCACCGACGCCGAGCGCTGCCTGCCCAACTCCTCCACCACCTGCACGGACATCGGCAAGGACGCCGCCTACTGGTACGACACGCCGTGGGACCTGAACTGCGACAGCGGCAAGGACTGCGACAAGGGCCGCCTCTCGCCGGTGTTCTTCACCCGCAAGCGGCTCACCGAGGTGAGCACCCAGGTCTTTGACGGCACCGCCTACCAGAACGTCGACTCCTGGAAGCTGAGCCACCGCTGGGGCATGGCCGACACCGACTACCAACTGCTGCTCGACTCCGTCCAGCGCACCGGCCACACGGCGACCCCTGCGGTCACCCTGCCGAAGACGACCTTCGCCTACACCCAGCTGGCCAACCGTCTCGACAGGACCGGCGACGGCTACCCGCCGTTCATCAAGGACCGCCTGTCCACGGTCGCCGACGAATCCGGCGGCCAGATAGACGTCAACTACTCGGCACCGGCCTGCGACTGGGGCGCGCTGCCGACCCCGCAGACCAACACCACGCGCTGCTTCCCGCAGTACATCGGCGGCAGCAGCACAGAGGACCCCGAGCGGCAGTGGTTCAACAAGTACGTGGTCACCTCCGTCACCGCCACCGACCGCACCGGCGGGGCACCGGACCAGGTCACCACCTACCAGTACCTGGGTGGTGCGGCCTGGCACTACGACGATGACGACGGTCTGACCAAGGAGAAGTTCAAGACCTGGTCGCAGTGGCGCGGCTACGGGCAGGTCCGCGTGCAGACCGGTGGCCAGGGCGGCGCCTCGGCGATGAAGTCGCAGGAGGACACCTACTTCCTGCGGGGCATGGACGGCGACCGCAAGGACACCGGCGGCGGCACGAAGTCCGTGAGCGTCACCCTGGGCGACGGCGAGGGCGACCCGATCACCGACCACGAGTCCGAGGCCGGCTTCGCTTACAAGACTGCCAGCTACTCCGGTCCCGGCGGCAAGGTCCTGGCCAAGACGGTCAGCCGGCCCTGGCACCATCAGACGGCGAAGAAGACCCGCAGCTGGGGCACCGTCACCGCCAACTTCACCGGCACCAAGAACACCAGGTCATGGACGTCTTTGGACGACGGGGCGGGCGCGAAGTGGCGTACCACCGAGACCAGCAGCGAGTTCGACACAGTGGCCGGACGCGTCACCCAGGTCGACGACCGGGGTGATATCGGCACCGCCGCCGACGACACCTGCACGCGCACCACCTACGCCACCAACACCACCGACACCCTCCTGACTCTCCCCTCGCGGGTGGAGACGGTGTCCAAGGCCTGCGGCGCGAGCGTCAACCGGCCAGAGGACGTGATGTCCGACGTGCGCACCGCCTACGACGGCGGCGCCTACGACGCGACCCCCACGAAGGGGGACAAGACGGCCGGCGCGGTGCTGAAGCAGTACCATGGCACCACCGCCGTCTACCTGGAATCCGGCGCCACGTATGACGCCTACGGCCGGGAGCTGACCAGCACCGACCTGACCGCCGACGTGACCGTCACCGGTACCGGCGTGCTCACGCGCACTGCGCGCGGCGACGGCCGCACCACCACGACCGAGTACGCCCCCGCCACCGGCTTCGCCACCGAAGTGAAGGTGACCACGCCCCCGGCCAAGGCGGGCAGTACGGCCACCGCCCAGACCACGACCACCATCCCGGACATCCTCCGCGGCCTGCCCCAGAAGCAGACCGACACCAACGACAACGTCGTCGACTTCGCCTACGACGCGCTGGGCCGCTCGACCAAGGTCTGGCTGGCCGACCGCCCCACCAGCCAGACCCCGACCTACCAGTTCACCTACACCGTCACCGACAACCAACCGGTCGCGGTCGGCACCAGGACACTGGGCAACAACGCTGCCCAGCGCACCTCCTACACCCTCTACGACGGCTTCCTGCGCCCCCGCCAGACCCAGGACCCCGGTCCCGACGGCGGCCGCCTGCTGGCCGACACCTTCTACGACGAACGCGGCCTGACGGCCAGGGAGTTCGCCACCTACTACACCACCGGCACACCCTCCACGATCCTGAGCAAGCCGGATGACGCGCTGAGCGTGGAAACCCAGAACCGGTACAGCTATGACGGTCTGGGCCGCCAGACCGAGGCGAAGCAGATCGCCGGCAACGGCGACGGCGGAGCCGTGCTGGGAACCACGAGGACGGTCTACGGCGGCGACCGGACCACGGTGATCCCGCCGGTCGGCGGCACCGCCACCACCACCCTCACCGACGCCCGAGGCCAGACCACCGAACTGCGCCAGCACCACGCCCGCAACGCGGAGGCGTCCTACGACACCACCAAGTACACCTACACACCGCGCGGTGAACTGCTGCGGCTCACCGACCCGGCAGGCAACACCTGGTCGTACACCTACGACCTGCTGGGCCGCCAGCTGACGTCCACCGATCCCGACAAGGGCGCCACCACCAGCACCTACGACGACCGCGACCAGCTGACCACCACCGAGGACGCCCGGCCCGGCACCCCGGCCCTGTGGCACGGCTACGACAACCTCGGCCGCAAGACCGAACTGCGCGAGGGCTCGGCCACCGGCAAACTGCGCGCCACCTGGACCTACGACACCGTCCCCAAAGCCAAGGGCCAGCTGGCCGAAGCCACCCGCTACGACGACGGCGCCGCCTACACGACCAAGGTCACCCAGTACGACCGCCTCTACCGGCCGGTGAGGACCGCCGTGGTCATCCCCGAGCGGGAGGGAGAGGCCAGCCTGAAGGGCACCTACCAGGCCGGCACCTCCTACCTGCCCTCCGGGCTGGTCGGCGGCGTGAGCTACTCCGCGGCCGGCTCCCTCCCGGGCGGCAGCCAGTCGTTCACATACGAGGCGGAGACGCTGCGGCCGGTCTCCCTGCTGGGCGACGGCTTCAAGGCGGAGACCAGCTACTTCAAGACCGGCAAGCCGAGCGGGTACAAGATGTACAGCACGGCCGCCGGCGCCAAGCCGGTCCAGGTCACCAACACCTACGAGTGGGGCACCCAGCGCCTGGCCAACACCCGCGTGGACCGCCAGGACATTGCCGGAGTCGACCAGAGCAGCACCTACCGTTACGACGAGGTGGGCAACGTCCTGTCCGTCTCCGACGTCTCCCGTTCCGGCACCGACAACCAGTGCTTCACCTACGACCACCTGCGCCGCCTGAGCGAAGCCTGGACCCAGAACACCACCAGCTGCGCCACGGCACCCGGCGGCAGCATCCTGGGCGGCCCGGCCCCGTACTGGCACTCCTACACCTACGACAAGGCAAGCAACCGTTCGACGGAAACGCTCCATGACCCCACGGGGAATGCAGCAAAGGACATCACGCGCGTCTACTCCTACCCCGGAGTGGGCAAGGCCCAGCCGCACACACTGACCTCCGTAACCACCAGCGGTCCCACAGGAACGGCGAAGGATTCCTTCGGTTATGACGAGAGCGGCAACACCATCGCCCGCACCCTCAGCGGCACCACGCAGTCCCTCGAATGGGACGCGGAGGGCCACCTGGCCAAGGTGACCGAACCCGTCGAAGGCGGCACCAGCAAGGTCACCGAGTACCTCTACGACACCGAAGGCAACCGCCTCATCGGCCGCACCCCCACCGAGACCACCCTTTACCTCGGCACCACTGAGATCACCTTGACCAAGGGCGCCACCAAGCCCAAGGCCACCCGCTACTACGACCTCGGCGGCGGCCACCAGGCCGTCAAGACCGACGATGGCAGTGTCTTCTTCACTCTCGCCGACCACCACGGCACCGCCCAACTCGCCGTCGAGGCCGGTACCCAGAAACTCACCCAACGCCGCAGCCTGCCCTTCGGCGGCACCCGCGGCACCGAGCCGACCTCCTGGCCCGGCACCAAGGGCTTCGTCGGCGGCACCAACGACACCAAGACCACAGGCTTGACCCACCTCGGCGCCCGCGAATACGACCCCACCACCGGCCGCTTCATCAGCGTCGACCCCCTCCTCGAAGTTGACAAGCCGCAGACCATGAACGGCTACAGCTACGCCAGCAATTCACCCGTCACGATCTCCGACCCGACAGGACTGGCTGGTGTAGGGGGCGGCAATCCCGGAACTCCTGGAAATTCTGGAAGCAAGCGTCCGTACGGTGGGATGCTCGGCGGTTACAGCGACGCCCCGAACGGCACCGGATACCCTAAGGGAAATGCGTCCAAGCCGCACGTATCTGGGGCCGGCGGAGGAAGAAAGAGCGGAGGGACCGGGAACACGAACAGCGTAGGGACCGGGAACACAAACAGCGGCGGCACTATGGAGGGTGACTCCGGGGAATGTGGATCCTGGGGATTCATGGCCAGTGTTTGCTCAGGCGTCGGAGAAACATTCTATGGCCTGGTCAGCAACGTGCCGTACACGGCGGAATATGTTGGCTGGATCTTCGATTCCGATTGCCGCGGAGGCGGCGGCCCAGGAACACCCGGCTGTGACTACGGCAGCCAGTTCGACAACTGGATCGCAAGTCACGGCTATGACATCAATAGCGACGCCTATCAAGTCCCCAACGCTCTCGCCGCAATCTTCTTGCATAACGGGCGGGTTCCAGTTAGGAAGTCAGCGACCGTAGGGGCTAGTACCAGCAGTAACTACAGGGGTACTTTCTTTAAAGCCCATCCAAACCTCAAGGGTAAGGTCTGGGTGCACCATGCTGTCGAGCAACAGATTCTCACCCAATATCCCGGGCTCTTCACAAAGAGCGAAATTAATTCGCTCGAAAATCTTAGAGGGGTGCCAAAATCGGTGAATTCGGACTTGCATTTGAGTAGGATTCGGATCCTCTGGAATGGATTCTATAAAACTCACCCGAACCCGAGTCGCCAGGAGGTGCTCAACTATGCCACCTTCGTCGATGACTTCGTAGGGAATGAATTTACACCGCGCATACGCTGA
- a CDS encoding SMI1/KNR4 family protein produces the protein MWIELVSSLSGDVDFSTPVDEGEFVAVESALGQTLPADLKSFLRESDGVSDEFGCDFVWSAAEILARNREMNEREDFRNLYMPFDSLLFIGDSGGGDLFAFVVKPLRLDIFVWEHETDSRRWVARDLEDYIRRYLSAGGEDWYAS, from the coding sequence ATGTGGATCGAACTTGTTTCCTCCCTTTCTGGAGACGTTGATTTTTCGACTCCGGTTGATGAAGGGGAGTTTGTCGCGGTCGAGTCGGCCCTCGGTCAGACGCTTCCTGCGGATTTGAAATCCTTCCTGCGCGAGTCGGACGGCGTCTCCGATGAGTTCGGCTGTGACTTCGTATGGTCTGCCGCAGAGATTTTGGCGCGCAATCGAGAGATGAATGAAAGGGAGGATTTTAGAAATCTTTATATGCCTTTTGACTCTCTTCTGTTCATTGGTGACAGTGGTGGCGGTGACCTCTTCGCTTTTGTGGTCAAACCGCTGCGGCTGGACATCTTTGTCTGGGAGCACGAGACTGACAGTCGTCGTTGGGTTGCCAGAGATCTAGAGGATTACATCCGTCGCTATCTTTCTGCCGGTGGGGAAGATTGGTACGCATCTTGA
- a CDS encoding transposase family protein — protein MLVYPSAIDLSSRTLRRLSGLPAGHRRRIGSRRRRLSCGRQALLVLAHLRCGDTYSRLAAGFRVGIATVYRSIREAVGLLATLAPTLEQAMHTIRGKAYVILDGTLLPIDRVAADRPYYSGKKKHHGMNVQVLADPAGRLLWVSDALPGAVHDLTAARTHCIPAALAADGIKSWADKAYQGAGPAVRVPIRGKHLRGWRRRHNRDHAKIRSLGERAIATLKCWRVLRKLRCSTTRITTVVRAIVTLELTG, from the coding sequence GTGCTTGTCTACCCGTCTGCCATCGATCTGTCCAGCCGTACCCTGCGTCGTCTCTCCGGTCTGCCGGCAGGTCACCGACGCCGGATCGGTTCTCGCCGGCGCCGCCTGAGCTGCGGCCGGCAGGCTCTGCTCGTACTCGCCCACCTACGCTGTGGCGACACCTACAGCCGCCTCGCCGCCGGCTTCCGGGTCGGGATCGCGACGGTCTACCGCTCCATACGCGAGGCCGTCGGCCTCCTGGCCACCCTCGCCCCGACGCTGGAGCAGGCCATGCACACCATCCGCGGGAAGGCGTACGTGATCCTCGACGGCACACTCCTGCCGATCGACCGTGTTGCGGCCGACCGCCCGTACTACTCGGGAAAGAAGAAGCACCACGGGATGAACGTGCAGGTCCTCGCCGACCCGGCCGGACGACTGCTCTGGGTCTCGGACGCCCTGCCCGGCGCCGTCCACGATCTGACCGCGGCCCGCACCCACTGCATCCCCGCCGCCCTCGCCGCCGACGGCATCAAGTCCTGGGCGGACAAGGCCTACCAGGGCGCCGGACCCGCCGTCCGCGTCCCGATCCGGGGCAAGCACCTGCGCGGCTGGCGCCGCCGCCACAACCGTGATCACGCAAAGATCCGAAGCCTCGGCGAACGCGCCATCGCCACCCTCAAGTGCTGGCGAGTACTCCGCAAGCTGCGCTGCAGCACCACGAGGATCACCACCGTCGTCCGCGCCATCGTCACTCTCGAACTCACCGGCTGA
- a CDS encoding alpha/beta fold hydrolase, whose product MDILLIAGLWLDGSAWDDVVPELTVLGHHPVPLTLPGQGDGAASATLDDQLAAVLAAVDAAPGKPLVVGHSVASTLAWLAADARPEKVAKVALIGGFPAADGRAYADHFAIEGGAMPFPGWEPFEGADAADLDQQTRDRVASAAVPVPEAVARGVVRLTNERRFDVPVVVVCPEFTPTQAEEWIAAGESPDLARATHLEYVDLDSGHWPMATCPRELARVLAKAAKS is encoded by the coding sequence GTGGACATCCTGCTCATCGCTGGCTTGTGGCTCGACGGATCCGCATGGGACGACGTCGTGCCCGAACTCACGGTGCTCGGCCACCATCCCGTGCCACTCACTCTCCCAGGCCAGGGCGACGGCGCCGCCTCCGCAACGCTTGACGACCAGCTGGCAGCAGTGCTTGCCGCGGTTGACGCGGCGCCCGGAAAGCCCCTGGTGGTAGGGCACTCTGTGGCATCGACCCTGGCCTGGCTGGCCGCCGACGCACGACCGGAGAAGGTGGCCAAGGTCGCCCTGATCGGCGGCTTCCCCGCCGCCGATGGTCGGGCCTACGCCGATCACTTCGCGATCGAGGGCGGCGCCATGCCCTTCCCGGGCTGGGAACCCTTCGAGGGTGCGGACGCCGCCGACCTGGACCAGCAGACCCGGGACCGCGTCGCGTCCGCCGCCGTTCCTGTCCCCGAGGCGGTCGCCAGGGGAGTCGTACGCCTGACCAACGAGCGCCGCTTCGACGTCCCCGTTGTGGTTGTCTGCCCCGAGTTCACCCCCACCCAGGCCGAGGAGTGGATTGCCGCCGGTGAGAGTCCTGACCTCGCCCGCGCTACCCACCTTGAGTACGTGGACCTCGACTCGGGCCACTGGCCGATGGCCACCTGTCCCCGCGAACTCGCCCGAGTCCTGGCAAAAGCCGCCAAATCCTAG
- a CDS encoding transposase: MSKRYTAEFKRDAVALALSSEKTVTEVARDLGVSPEGLRGWVKQAKIDRGEGPAGALTTAEREELVRLRRKVREQEATIEVLGKATAFFAQDKMR; the protein is encoded by the coding sequence ATGAGCAAGCGGTACACGGCCGAGTTCAAGCGGGACGCGGTCGCCTTGGCGTTGTCCTCGGAGAAGACGGTCACCGAGGTCGCGAGGGATCTGGGCGTGAGTCCGGAAGGGCTGCGCGGGTGGGTGAAGCAGGCGAAGATCGACCGCGGTGAGGGACCCGCCGGGGCTTTGACCACTGCGGAGCGTGAGGAGTTGGTCCGGCTGCGGCGGAAGGTTCGCGAGCAGGAGGCCACGATCGAGGTTCTGGGAAAAGCGACCGCCTTCTTCGCTCAGGACAAGATGAGGTAG
- a CDS encoding IS3 family transposase, giving the protein MGEIRVLHAGSRGAYGAPRIHAALRRAGRVVNSKKIERLMRKHRIVGITRRRRRGLTRQAKRAVFALDLIGRDFTAPRPGMRLVGDMTELSTLEGKLYLATCIDLATREVVGWAMADHHRAELPIAALRPCGLADGGRAWRPGAGLRHAYGSRQRVHE; this is encoded by the coding sequence GTGGGTGAGATCCGGGTGCTTCACGCCGGATCTCGCGGTGCCTATGGGGCCCCGCGCATCCACGCCGCCCTGCGGCGGGCCGGGCGGGTGGTGAACTCCAAGAAGATCGAGCGGCTGATGCGCAAGCACCGGATCGTCGGGATCACCCGCCGCCGACGGCGGGGCCTGACCCGGCAGGCGAAGCGGGCGGTGTTCGCGCTCGACCTGATCGGCCGGGACTTCACCGCGCCCCGGCCCGGGATGCGGCTCGTCGGCGACATGACCGAACTCAGCACGCTGGAAGGGAAGTTGTATCTGGCGACCTGTATCGATCTCGCGACGCGGGAGGTGGTCGGCTGGGCGATGGCCGACCACCACCGCGCCGAGTTGCCGATTGCGGCCTTGCGGCCTTGCGGCCTTGCGGATGGCGGCCGGGCGTGGCGGCCTGGAGCAGGGTTGCGTCATGCATACGGATCGCGGCAGCGAGTACACGAGTGA
- a CDS encoding integrase core domain-containing protein produces the protein MRQSMGRVGSCYDNAAAESWFAILKAEIGTTVWETREAARADVFRYVEVEYNRSRLRRHPDYGYVTPLETRSLLRQNLVPAA, from the coding sequence ATGAGGCAGTCGATGGGGCGCGTCGGCTCTTGTTACGATAATGCCGCCGCGGAAAGCTGGTTCGCCATCCTGAAAGCGGAGATCGGGACGACGGTGTGGGAGACCCGCGAGGCCGCCCGGGCCGACGTTTTCCGCTACGTCGAGGTCGAGTACAACCGCAGCCGGCTCCGTCGGCACCCCGACTACGGGTACGTCACCCCACTCGAAACGAGATCCTTGCTCAGGCAGAACCTCGTCCCGGCAGCGTAG
- a CDS encoding IS5 family transposase (programmed frameshift), producing the protein MVDDDLWALIEPLLPPWPEKAPGPRPVPDRLCLQGIFYVLHNGIAWQLLPPELGFGSGQTCWRRLDRWQKAGVFDQLHRILLAELNAVGALDWSRVCVDGPHPREKGGADTGPSPVDRRKTGSKHHLICDGCGTPLKVITTAANVNDVTQTLALVDGIPPVAGRPGRPRRRPEALLGDKGYDSNPNREELRKRRILPVISRKGAPDIKGLGKLRYVVEQTFALLHQFKRLAVRWERRTELHDAFVSLACSLICWRRLKKARS; encoded by the exons ATCGTGGACGACGACTTGTGGGCACTGATCGAACCGTTGCTGCCGCCCTGGCCGGAGAAGGCACCGGGGCCGCGCCCGGTGCCGGACCGGCTCTGCCTGCAGGGCATCTTCTATGTCCTCCACAACGGCATAGCCTGGCAACTGCTGCCCCCTGAGCTGGGGTTCGGCTCCGGGCAGACCTGCTGGCGGCGCCTGGACCGCTGGCAGAAGGCCGGCGTCTTCGACCAGCTGCACCGCATCCTGCTGGCCGAACTGAACGCGGTCGGCGCACTCGACTGGTCTCGCGTGTGTGTGGACGGC CCACATCCGCGCGAAAAAGGGGGTGCCGACACCGGTCCGTCGCCGGTCGATCGGCGCAAGACGGGCAGCAAACATCACCTGATCTGCGACGGCTGCGGCACCCCGCTCAAGGTCATCACGACTGCGGCCAACGTCAACGACGTCACCCAGACCCTCGCCCTGGTCGACGGCATCCCGCCCGTCGCCGGCCGCCCCGGCCGTCCGCGCCGCCGTCCCGAAGCCCTGCTCGGCGACAAGGGCTACGACTCCAACCCGAACCGCGAAGAGCTGCGCAAGCGGCGGATCCTGCCGGTCATCTCCCGCAAGGGCGCCCCCGACATCAAGGGCCTGGGCAAGCTCCGGTACGTGGTGGAGCAGACCTTCGCCCTGCTCCACCAGTTCAAGCGCCTCGCGGTCCGCTGGGAACGCCGCACCGAACTCCACGATGCCTTCGTCTCCCTGGCCTGCAGCCTGATCTGCTGGAGACGTCTCAAGAAGGCCCGATCATGA